The genomic region TCCTACCCTCTATCCCAGTGCCTTGCCTAAACTGAGTGAGAAAAAGCAGGCATTCAATGCCTACAAGGCGCAgcgggagaaggaggagaaggaggaggcccGGCTAAGGGCCAAAGAGGCCAAGCAGACCCTGCAGCATTTCCTGGAGCAGCACGAACGCATGACCTCCACCACCCGCTACCGGTCAgggggccaggctgggctggggcttGGGAACCCTGAGAACACAAAGGTCCAGGGTCTCTGTTCTCTGTCTACCTACTCACAGCTTATATGCTCCACAGGCGGGCAGAACAGACCTTTGGGGAGCTGGAGGTCTGGGCTGTGGTCCCTGAGAGGGATCGAAAAGAGGTTTATGATGATGTCCTCTTCTTCCTGGCCAAGAAGGAGAAGGTAATGGTTCCTGGGCAGGATCCTTCAGCCCATCTCATCCTGGACTTTCCTTGTCTTTGCTTTGTTATGGACCCTAGCCATTTACTTCTCTACTTCCCCAGTGTCCCCGCTTCTGACTTGGAAGCTGGTATGGGACTTGCACATCTAATTTCTGCTCTGGGCCTATAGTCCTGGGTGTAGCGGGGAGGAGGAGTCTCTGAGAGATGGGTCTGTAACCTGtactccctccccttccctgagACATGAAAGTCTTGAGTATGGCCTTCTTCCTAGGGTTCCCTAGCTACCTTTCCCCAGGTCCTCCTCTGCCCAGGCCTACTTGGGTAGCTCTGGCCTGCCCTGCTTCACCCTGATCCTGTGGCTCCCTAGGAACAGGCCAAGCAGCTCCGGCGCCGCAATATCCAGGCCCTAAAGAGCATCCTGGATGGGATGAGTAGTGTCAACTTCCAAACCACATGGTCCCAGGCCCAGCAGTACCTCATGGATAACCCCAGCTTTGCTCAGGACCATCAGCTGCAGAGTAAGCCTGGGCCTCCAATCCCAGCtatccctttccctttctttacTGGACCTGGGACCCCAGAGTCTGCCTCACCCCACTCCCCTGTACCTCCTGCCCTCCCGGACACCCTAGGAGTACTCAACACTCACCCAGTCCTTGTACCTCTCTGGACTCCGGGGATACCAGAATGTTTCAGGACACCCCTCCCTCTGGGGTCCACTGTTGGCCTAGACATTTTGTGTCCTTGGAGGAGGAGCTCTGGGATAGGAATTTTAAGTCCTAGAGATGTCAATGATGATTTTAGCTCATGTGAATATGGTCTTAAAGCATCATAGCACTACAGGCCTTAACTGGTCACATTACAATAGACTGTTGTTGGCCTGTAATCACTGATGATACTCAAATTCACTTTCTGAAATTGCATCAAAGCCTGATTGATTCCCAGTTCCCTAAGATGTGAAACCTCAGATCCTAAGACAACTGGTTTCATGTTATGGCTTCTAATAACTGAATTCACAAGAGCTGAATACTTGCTCATTTATTCTTGTACAATTAATGATCCCCTCTTAAGAACTACCATTCCAGTGGCTGCTCCCACAGAGCCCCCTCCAGGCCCTTCCCCCACCACCCTGGGTATCCCTAGCACCTGTAGGACAGCATCGTTGAAACATTAGGGGTGCTGGGGTCTGAGAGGGTGTCCTGCTGGGACAATGCCCGCTGAACCTCCTGCCTCTCTTTAGACATGGACAAGGAAGATGCACTGATCTGTTTTGAGGAGCACATCCGAGCtttggagagggaagaggaggaggaacgGGAGCGGGCCCGGCTTCGGGAGCGACGCCAACAACGCAAGAATCGGGAGGCCTTCCAGGTATCTTTGTTGTCCTTTCTAGATCAGAGCTCGGCTCTGCCCTAGAGCACAACCTCTTCACCCATTCCCTGTCCCCTTCTGGATAGGCTGCCtgttctttctgtgcctagcCCTGTCCAAGCTCCGTGAGACCTCTCTCTGCCTGCAGTCTGTTTCTGCTGTACCTCCTCAATTCTGGACTGTGCTCTTCTAGGGAGACTAGATGTATGCACCACCCAGAAACTGCCAGCAGAGAGCACCCTACAGGCATGACTTGGCAGCTAGGCCACGTTTATTTCTCTTAGTGGGGCGCCCGACATGCAGAGTTTATTCCCTCAGCTTgggggtggcagtggtggtggtagtgCTAGGGGTTACTGCAGGcaggtttctgtttctttgcctcCCGGAACTggcttgttttcacttttttgttcTGTCCCTCTCTGTGTATTTACATTCTTTTTGCATTGTTCTCAGCCTTGCATCTCTTCATCTCTGCCTCTCTTGCCTGCATTTCCTCAATCTTGATTGTCCCTGACTCTTCCTCTGCcattccctctcttcccctcatTCTGTGGCTCTGCCCCCTCCTTGTCTCACTCTCCCTATaactggcctctccctgctcagACCTTTCTGGACGAGCTGCACGAGACAGGGCAGCTGCACTCTATGTCCACCTGGATGGAGCTATATCCAGCAGTCAGCACTGATGTCCGCTTTGCCAACATGCTGGGCCAGCCGGGTAAGGCAGCCAGGCTGGGCAGCCAGGCTCCCCCTTCTCTGGCCTGGCTTCCCGCCCTGCCAGCCTCTCTGCACCCCCTACTCCCGGGTCCTGTCCTCGGCACAGCCCCCAGGCCTTGGGAAGCTGCCGCCCGCCaggcccccctccctccctccttgcaGGCTCCACCCCTCTGGACTTGTTCAAGTTCTATGTGGAGGAGTTGAAGGCACGATTCCATGATGAAAAGAAGATCATTAAGGACATCCTTAAGGTGAGGGAGGCTGGGGTTATGGATGGATACAGGGTGGATGCAGGGCACACTCCCTGCAGAGGACTCCCTGATAAGTCCTGTTTTGCAGAAGCATTACAGCTTGGTTCAGCAGATATCTACTGTGATCCTTTACTGCACACTAGGGATACAGTAATGAATACACAGTTTCTACCCACAGGAGCTCATGGTCCAATAGGAAGATATACATGAGAACTGTTATACAAAGGGGCAAGTGTTATTACAGAGACAGGAATCTGAAGAACTAACATTTGAACTGCGCATTTAGAAATGAGTAGGTGGAAGAGGTTGGAGTGTACACAGGGTACTAAGAGCAAAGGCAAGGGGGTGGAAAGGGCATGCCAGGTCTGAGGAGGAAGAAGCATAGCTAATTGTAAACTGGTAGCACACAGATTGTTCTTTCTGGCCTATACAGTGTTCTGTAAAAATTTGGAATTCGTTGCTAACATTTTAAAACCAGGAAACTTCACACAGAAAACCTGAATCTTTAGCTTCTCTTGTCAATATGGATTATCTAGCAGCATTGAGCTGGATTTGCAAGGCATTCTGCAGACTCAAGCTGAGATGCCACTTTAGAAAGGGCAAGTCATCCTCACCATTCCTTAGTGCCTTCTTGATACTGTCACAAGTGTCAGCTGCCATTTACCATCACACATGGCCTGTTGCTCTTCTTCTACTGGAGAAGAGAAATAGTTCTCAATATTTACATCTTATCAAAAGTGGAAAAGTGGGTGAGTGATGGACTAAACCTTgtgttccaaaagaaaaaaacaaagagcatATTTCTTTATGGAAGTGAAGATTCTAATGCATTTGAGGAGATAATACAGTACAGTGGTTAGGAGCAGGACTGGAGGCAGACTACCTACAGTAAAAGTCTAGCTTAACTGCttgctagttgtgtgaccttggacaggtcacTTGACCTTTCTgaccctgtttcctcatctaaaaaatgaTGAGTGTTCCACCAGAGTACACCTAATTACAGAGACTAAATGGCACCTGGGTTGAAAGGGATCTGGAAATAAAGCTAGAAATGTCTCACTGCACATATATTTCTTTGAAGTACTGTTTTGCCTTACAAATTCACGTAGGTGTTGCATTTTAACACCATATTAcctatttaatataaatttaatattttaaattacttaccATTAGGTAAGATGTATCATACTGTCCTGAGGTATCCTTTCTCTGGAACCACATGCCCCAGCTTGGAAGTAGAACCCTGCATGTAAAGTGCCTTGAATGCTAAAATAAGAAATTTGGATTTTTCTCTCGTAAGTAATGAGGAACCGGGGAATGATCAGATTAGATGCTGTATAGTAGAACCTTTCAGTCTAGAGTACATACTTATGTCCTTAAGGAAGGTGGTGGTGTTAGGTAGAGCAGTTCTTGAAGCCTCAAGATACTAAAACTGATAGTGGTGAGTAATTCAAATAGTCATATTCTTCTCACTTATCCCCAGACCTCTCTCCTACCGTTGGGGCTACTTGGTACAAAAGTCCAAGAAGCACTAGATGCTAGGAGCTGGGTTAGAGGGATGGAAGAGGGCGAGCAGGGAGAAAAGTCAGTAGGCTGTGCAGGAATCTTGGTAGGAGGTGATCCTAGCTGGGGGCGGTGGGGACAGCAGAAGAGAGCAGGCTATAGCACCCCAGCTGTTCTTCTGAGACACTCTGGGTGTCTGTGTAGGTGCCTTGAGACAAGCAAGGGTTGGAGTTGAGTGTGGGGGGATTTGGTGCTGCTTCCTGTTTTCAAGTGAAGCAGATTGAATCTTTTTTATGCATAGAGGTTCTACAtaagatttctattttaataaacTGTTTCTGCTGTTTAAAAAGGATAATTTAACACCAGTGGGATAGAGTCACTAAGTAGAATTGACAGATTTTGTGAaatggagggaaaggaaggaatcaGAGGTGTCAGGGCAGTGGATGATGGCACTATTGATAAGGATAAAACAAGAAGAGCAGGGCTGTAGAAAACAGGAATTCTATTTGGGGAATTACTCtcaaagcaaatatattttaaaacagaataatcATATAAAGTAGAAATGCCTTATCCTGGGATAGCTAAATTTTATTGGACAATTAACTTTTAGCCACAGAGTGGCTGGTTGATAGGCCTGTAGGGGCCTATCCTCACTGAGTCCTGTCTCTCCACACAACCTGATAAAGCAACTTTTTTAGAcagttcccttcctctttccccattTGGGTTCCTGCCTATGGAGGGCAGATGAGCCCAGGAGTCCCTCTTGCTTTCCACAGCCAGGCAGACCATGATGGTGCCTCTCATCCCATAGGATAATGCAGAGAGCCCCAGACTTAGAACAGGCAGACAGATCCAGGTCAGGGAGATCCATGGAGAATGCTCATGAGAAATATATTCTCTTGAGATCTGTTGAATTTTAAGTGTCTGAAATATCCAGTCTAGGATGAGTTTGAAAATCAGGAGAGATGAAGGATGAGATTGCTAGGGAGTACAGATTGGGTAGTGAAAGAGGACTAAGTGCTGTTCTCAGGAACATGCATATGGAAGAGAAGTAATAAAAGGTCAGAGAGGGGGCGACCTGGAGAGGGGAGTGTTGAAGAAGTAAATGGTAGAGGCACTGAGGACCAGATGAGTGAGGACCAAGAAGGTGGCCTTGGATTTGGCTAGTAGACACAAGCAACCTTTGGGAGAGTAGAGTCATGGAGGTGGTATGGGAGCAGCACATGTTTTACAGTCAGATAACTCCTGGTTGCTTATTGGCTCTGAGACCTCCGTAAGTTCCATGTCTGAGCCTGTTTGCTCACCTGTAACTCCGGGATAATTCATAGGTAAGGTTGCGAGAATTAAATAACATTTGTAAAGTGTCtaataggttctcaataaatgtttattccttttcctttctgctgcATTTCAAGAGgttttgaaacaaaggaaaagagcAGAGGTAGTTAGCTTGATGAAGGGGAGAGCATGGTGGAAAGGATGTTCCAAGTTAGGTGAGGTGTCTGCTTGATGGAAGGAGCCAGTAACGAGGGTGACTTGGAGCTTTCAATTCCCTGAGAATGAATGCTGTGTTGATAAGGACTGGAGCAGGGTTGAGGAAGTACCCTTGGAAAGAAGCAAGAGGAGCACACCTCTGCCATCAGCAAAAAGGCCAGAGGTGGTGAGAGCTatgtggagggagaggaagggaatctGGCCTGTGCTTAACTGACATTGAGAGCTAGACTTTGAACTCCAGTGGCTTCATTTACCACTCATGTCATCTTGGGCCAACTGAGATCACTTTTCTAAGCCTCTGCTTCACTGGAATGTTGTGAGGCCTAAATGAGAAGCATAGAGCCTGGCCCGTGGAGATGTTTTTAGTATTGGTGGGGAGCTGCACACCTGGTGGCCTCCATTTCTCCCATGGACTAAGTCATCTGGGTGGGTGTGGTACTTGAAAGCACAGACTTTGGGGATAGAGAGACCCCCCAGGGTAGGGTTCTTGCCCAGCCATATATcagctgtgagaccttgggcaagtgctctagtttctctgagccttggtttctccTTCTGTGTAAAATTAGGATACTAGGACCTATTCTTAAATGTAGAAccaagaggattaaatgagataatgtgtgaaACACTCGTGgtacctggtacatagtaagcactcaataaatagagCCAAAGGATAGGGGCCAGCAAGTGTTGATTGAGAATGCATGGAAGCACAGCTGAACAGCAGGAGGGCCCAGCTGGGGCCAGAGCTTTAAGCCAAAGGAACAAAAGTTAATTTTGAGAAACTCAGCATTAATCAGCCATTGGGAGACATCTCCCAACACCTTCAGCTCTGTGTGACATCCAAACCAAGGGTAGGCATGGGGGCTTAATTGTCAAGTGATGAGGACTTGGATAACTTGGTTTCTAATGCATATCACAGTCCTGTGGATCTCTTCGGAGGCAAGGGCCTTCTCGACCATCTGTAGTGTGACCACTCTGCCTGCCAGCTTTGGCCTCAGGCACGTGGTGCCCCTGCTTCATGCACTGCTGTACCCACAGGACCGGGGCTTCTGCGTGGAGGTGAACACGGCCTTTGAGGACTTCGCCCACGTCATAAGCTTTGACAAGAGGGCTGCCGCACTGGATGCAGGCAACATCAAGCTGACCTTCAATAGTGTGAGGGGTTGGGCAGGGCATGGGGCTCAGTTCTCTAATTCATCCGTGTCTTgctccattccttctcactcacTGTCCCACTGACTATATTCCCAATTCAGGGGATGGTGGTAGAAGCCCAGACCATAACTTTCCATCTCCTAAGGTATGCCTGAGTGGGACCTGGCATCCACCCTCCTGGGTGACCCTGTTGCGTGTCCCTTCTTTCCTCAGCTGCTGGAGAAAGCAGAGGCACGGGAGAGGGAGCGGGAGAAGGAGGAGGCACGCAGGATGCGGCGCAGGGAAGCTGCCTTTCGAAGCATGCTGAGGCAGGCTGTGCCTGCTCTGGAGCTAGGCACTGCCTGGGAAGAGGTCAGGAGCGTAGCCTGGCCCCAAGCACCCCTCAAGCCTGAGGGCAGCGGTGCTTCACCACTGAGGGCCCACCCCAGTCACGTCACAGCCCTGGGCCAGCTCcagttcccttcctttctctgccccagccctgccctgtgcTCATGGCGGTGTCCAGGCCAGGCTGAGCGGGGCCTAGTCTGATCAGCAGTGCTCTCCTCGTTCAAGGTCCGTGAGCGTTTTGTGTGTGACTCAGCCTTTGAGCAGATCACCCTGGAGTCGGAGCGGATCCGGCTCTTCCGGGAGTTCCTACAGGTGCTGGAGGTGAGGCAGGCTTGTCCTCTGGATCTGCCTCAGGCCCTTGAACTCATTAGACCAGTTCAACAGAGACCTCAGTGGCCTCCCTCTTACCCTTAGGGCACTCCTGGCCAGCTAAGGAAGGGGAGGCCTGAGGACCCCTGGGATAGGCAGAAGGCTCTAGCCTGAGAAAGGGAGGCAAGCCAGATTTTAGGAGGTAGGATCCCTCCTGGGGCTAATTCTGGTGCTGTCCTCAcccttcttcctctgcctctaGCAGACTGAATGCCAGCACCTCCACACCAAAGGCCGAAAGCATGGCAGGAAAGGCAAGAAGCACCATCGCAAGCGTTCCCACTCACCCTCAGTGAGTAAGCGGGTAGAAGGGACGTGGGGTGAAGCTGGGTTTTGGGGAAATAAACACTTTGTTTTCTCCTTACAATATCTCCCTTGGAGGGAAGTTTGAGGATTCCTTTGGCCCTGGGTCCTCCTCTCTCGAATTCCCAGACGAGGGCTTCTGGAGGGCAGAGAACCTCTGTACTGACATGTATCTGCTGATCTGCCCAGGGCTCTGAGTCAGAAGAAGAGGAGCTGCCCCCACCATCTCTCCGGCCCCCCAAGCGGAGGAGGCGGAACCCCTCAGAGTCAGGCTCTGAGCCCTCTTCCTCACTTGATTCAGTTGAAAGTGGGGGTGTTGCCCTTGGAGGACGGGGCTCCCCTTCCTCCCATCTTCTTGGAGCAGGTAAGCAGTTGCTATGAGCCTAGAAGCTGGAGAACTGTTGTCCCAGACTGAGAGGATGCCCTCCACAAGCCCTAGCTCCTTTGAGGGTAGACTGGATTGGGAGGGCTGCACCTGTGGAAGTAGAAATAACTTCCTCTACCTGCCCAAGCAAGAAGCTGGAGAAGAAAAACTGGACTTAGACTTCCTCAGAGCATGAGGTTCCTGCCTGTGAAGAATGAACAGAGGGGctagaacaaagaaaaagagccTGCCTTTCTCCTGTTGGGACTTAGTAGGGATTTTTCTATCTCCAGATCATGGCCTTCGGAAAGccaagaaaccaaaaaagaaaactaagaagagAAGACACAAGTCGGTGAGTGAAGGAACTTCTACCTAAGCCCTTGCTATTTTGTGAGTTCTGTTCTACCTGCCTCCCAGGCTATCCACAGGAACTAAGAAGGTGGGCTCTGGACTCTTACAGAATAGTCCTGAGAGTGAGACAGACCCTGAGGAGAAAGCTGGCAAGGAGAGCAATGAGAAAGAACAAGAACAGGACAAGGACAGGGAGCTCCAGCAGGCAGAGCTCCCTAACCGTTCCCCAGGCTTTGGAATCAAGAAGGAGAAGGTGAGGGGCAGGGGCCCTAGGTCAGTCAGCACGCTGGTCAAGCCTCCACGGCCCTCAGTGCAGGCTAAGGGTGAACTGTGCCTTTGCTCCAACAGACAGGCTGGGACACGTCAGAAAGTGAGCTGAGTGAGGGTGAGCTGGAGAGGCGGCGGCGGACACTCCTACAGCAGCTGGACGATCACCAGTGACCCAATGAGCTGTTCTCTGCCTCGGGTCTGTGTGAGGCCATGGCTCCTGGGCCACCCTCACCATCTGCCTCAGACTTCTTCCTTTGTCTGGTCTGTGTCCACTTTTTCTAAAGTAACCCCACCCCCAGAACACCATTGTTGGCACCTCTCAAGGTTGCTCTTGGTGTTCAAGGGTCCCCTACTCCCTGGACTAGTGCAGTCCTTGCCCTCAGCCCCAGACCAGAGATGGGTGGTAAATGCCATGTGGGGTGGGTGATGCCAATAGATAAAAGTGTGAGAGAACAGTCACAGGCTGTTGGacacagcctgggtggcagagggccAGGGTCATCACCCTCTAGCATCAGTGCCTGctcctgcctgccctggccttgaGGCTCCACCACTTCTTCCTCCACCCAGGACCTAATGTacgtgtgttttgttttttgttttttaaataacaatatttatAACATGGCCAGTGACTCTTTTCCATGTGCTGGACAGGCTGGGGACTGGACACATGCCCAGCAGAGGGCACTAGTGTCTCATGGCAGGCCTGCTTCCCTTTGTGTGGCTAGAGCCCACCCAGCCGGTTCTCCTTTCCCCAGAGTTCTGATCTCATCTCCTCCAAAATAGATGCAGTGCCCCAAAGATTTCTTTTCTATCCCCATAGCCCAGGTGAGACTAAATGGCCACCCTAGCCCCCTAAGCTCAGAAAGAGGAGACAAAGTCAGGCCTGGTGCATCAAGCCTTTGTTGAGAGGGGGAGAGTCTGAGGTTTATGTacaagaggaaagggaaatggtaCATGTACAAAAAAGTGGGcccccacattcccttccagggGCAGACGAGAAACAGGAAGGTAAGCAAATAGTCAGCCAAGACCACCATGTTCCTTGTCCcctgccaaaaaaacaaaaacaaaacaaaacaaaaaacagctgagGAAAGAAGGTGAAGAGTTGGCACACCCTTTCTCCAGCCATCTGCAGAGTGGTTGGTGCAGAGAAAACCTCTGCTCTTCTGCCCACCTTGACAAGGACAGTGTGAGCCTAGAATGAAATGGGCAGAGAAATAAGGGCAGTGAGCCTGACATCTCTCCTCTTACCCTTATCACTAGGGCACAGCTGGCACGGCCCATGCTTCAGAGGGCCTTGCTCCCGGTAAGAGATGAACGGAGACTGGCAGGGTCCCAGGGCTCCCTAAGCCTAGATACGTCTAGACCAGAGCTGACCAAGGGCCTGcaaaaaggaaggggaaaaaaaaagaaaggacagttGCTCTCTCCTCTCATCCCTCTGGGCTCTAGTGGGAGAGATAT from Pongo pygmaeus isolate AG05252 chromosome 10, NHGRI_mPonPyg2-v2.0_pri, whole genome shotgun sequence harbors:
- the PRPF40B gene encoding pre-mRNA-processing factor 40 homolog B isoform X12 → MSVPDSGPRPPAAPAPFPPGPPMMPPPFDTLGLEMPPPGIPPPFPPMGLPPMSQRPPAIPPMPPGILPPMLPPMGAPPPLTQIPGMVPPMMPGMLMPAVPVTAATAPGADTASSAVAGTGPPLLLSQCPWKEYKSDTGKPYYYNNQSKESRWTRPKDLDDLEVLVKQEAAGKQQQQLPQTLQPQPPQPQPDPPPAPPGPTPVPTGLLEPEPGGSEDCDVLEATQPLEQGFLQQLEEGPSSSGQHQPQQEEEESKPEPERSGLSWSNREKAKQAFKELLRDKAVPSNASWEQAMKMVVTDPRYSALPKLSEKKQAFNAYKAQREKEEKEEARLRAKEAKQTLQHFLEQHERMTSTTRYRRAEQTFGELEVWAVVPERDRKEVYDDVLFFLAKKEKEQAKQLRRRNIQALKSILDGMSSVNFQTTWSQAQQYLMDNPSFAQDHQLQNMDKEDALICFEEHIRALEREEEEERERARLRERRQQRKNREAFQTFLDELHETGQLHSMSTWMELYPAVSTDVRFANMLGQPGSTPLDLFKFYVEELKARFHDEKKIIKDILKDRGFCVEVNTAFEDFAHVISFDKRAAALDAGNIKLTFNSLLEKAEAREREREKEEARRMRRREAAFRSMLRQAVPALELGTAWEEVRERFVCDSAFEQITLESERIRLFREFLQVLETECQHLHTKGRKHGRKGKKHHRKRSHSPSGSESEEEELPPPSLRPPKRRRRNPSESGSEPSSSLDSVESGGVALGGRGSPSSHLLGADHGLRKAKKPKKKTKKRRHKSNSPESETDPEEKAGKESNEKEQEQDKDRELQQAELPNRSPGFGIKKEKTGWDTSESELSEGELERRRRTLLQQLDDHQ
- the PRPF40B gene encoding pre-mRNA-processing factor 40 homolog B isoform X6 produces the protein MSVPDSGPRPPAAPAPFPPGPPMMPPPFMPPPGIPPPFPPMGLPPMSQRPPAIPPMPPGILPPMLPPMGAPPPLTQIPGMVPPMMPGMLMPAVPVTAATAPGADTASSAVAGTGPPRALWSEHVAPDGRIYYYNADDKQSVWEKPSVLKSKAELLLSQCPWKEYKSDTGKPYYYNNQSKESRWTRPKDLDDLEVLVKQEAAGKQQQQLPQTLQPQPPQPQPDPPPAPPGPTPVPTGLLEPEPGGSEDCDVLEATQPLEQGFLQQLEEGPSSSGQHQPQQEEEESKPEPERSGLSWSNREKAKQAFKELLRDKAVPSNASWEQAMKMVVTDPRYSALPKLSEKKQAFNAYKAQREKEEKEEARLRAKEAKQTLQHFLEQHERMTSTTRYRRAEQTFGELEVWAVVPERDRKEVYDDVLFFLAKKEKEQAKQLRRRNIQALKSILDGMSSVNFQTTWSQAQQYLMDNPSFAQDHQLQNMDKEDALICFEEHIRALEREEEEERERARLRERRQQRKNREAFQTFLDELHETGQLHSMSTWMELYPAVSTDVRFANMLGQPGSTPLDLFKFYVEELKARFHDEKKIIKDILKDRGFCVEVNTAFEDFAHVISFDKRAAALDAGNIKLTFNSLLEKAEAREREREKEEARRMRRREAAFRSMLRQAVPALELGTAWEEVRERFVCDSAFEQITLESERIRLFREFLQVLETECQHLHTKGRKHGRKGKKHHRKRSHSPSGSESEEEELPPPSLRPPKRRRRNPSESGSEPSSSLDSVESGGVALGGRGSPSSHLLGADHGLRKAKKPKKKTKKRRHKSNSPESETDPEEKAGKESNEKEQEQDKDRELQQAELPNRSPGFGIKKEKTGWDTSESELSEGELERRRRTLLQQLDDHQ
- the PRPF40B gene encoding pre-mRNA-processing factor 40 homolog B isoform X13, producing MSVPDSGPRPPAAPAPFPPGPPMMPPPFMPPPGIPPPFPPMGLPPMSQRPPAIPPMPPGILPPMLPPMGAPPPLTQIPGMVPPMMPGMLMPAVPVTAATAPGADTASSAVAGTGPPLLLSQCPWKEYKSDTGKPYYYNNQSKESRWTRPKDLDDLEVLVKQEAAGKQQQQLPQTLQPQPPQPQPDPPPAPPGPTPVPTGLLEPEPGGSEDCDVLEATQPLEQGFLQQLEEGPSSSGQHQPQQEEEESKPEPERSGLSWSNREKAKQAFKELLRDKAVPSNASWEQAMKMVVTDPRYSALPKLSEKKQAFNAYKAQREKEEKEEARLRAKEAKQTLQHFLEQHERMTSTTRYRRAEQTFGELEVWAVVPERDRKEVYDDVLFFLAKKEKEQAKQLRRRNIQALKSILDGMSSVNFQTTWSQAQQYLMDNPSFAQDHQLQNMDKEDALICFEEHIRALEREEEEERERARLRERRQQRKNREAFQTFLDELHETGQLHSMSTWMELYPAVSTDVRFANMLGQPGSTPLDLFKFYVEELKARFHDEKKIIKDILKDRGFCVEVNTAFEDFAHVISFDKRAAALDAGNIKLTFNSLLEKAEAREREREKEEARRMRRREAAFRSMLRQAVPALELGTAWEEVRERFVCDSAFEQITLESERIRLFREFLQVLEQTECQHLHTKGRKHGRKGKKHHRKRSHSPSGSESEEEELPPPSLRPPKRRRRNPSESGSEPSSSLDSVESGGVALGGRGSPSSHLLGADHGLRKAKKPKKKTKKRRHKSNSPESETDPEEKAGKESNEKEQEQDKDRELQQAELPNRSPGFGIKKEKTGWDTSESELSEGELERRRRTLLQQLDDHQ
- the PRPF40B gene encoding pre-mRNA-processing factor 40 homolog B isoform X1, whose amino-acid sequence is MFLTSHAEESVRGKSKSEYRTKAVERLEKSVPDSGPRPPAAPAPFPPGPPMMPPPFMPPPGIPPPFPPMGLPPMSQRPPAIPPMPPGILPPMLPPMGAPPPLTQIPGMVPPMMPGMLMPAVPVTAATAPGADTASSAVAGTGPPRALWSEHVAPDGRIYYYNADDKQSVWEKPSVLKSKAELLLSQCPWKEYKSDTGKPYYYNNQSKESRWTRPKDLDDLEVLVKQEAAGKQQQQLPQTLQPQPPQPQPDPPPAPPGPTPVPTGLLEPEPGGSEDCDVLEATQPLEQGFLQQLEEGPSSSGQHQPQQEEEESKPEPERSGLSWSNREKAKQAFKELLRDKAVPSNASWEQAMKMVVTDPRYSALPKLSEKKQAFNAYKAQREKEEKEEARLRAKEAKQTLQHFLEQHERMTSTTRYRRAEQTFGELEVWAVVPERDRKEVYDDVLFFLAKKEKEQAKQLRRRNIQALKSILDGMSSVNFQTTWSQAQQYLMDNPSFAQDHQLQNMDKEDALICFEEHIRALEREEEEERERARLRERRQQRKNREAFQTFLDELHETGQLHSMSTWMELYPAVSTDVRFANMLGQPGSTPLDLFKFYVEELKARFHDEKKIIKDILKDRGFCVEVNTAFEDFAHVISFDKRAAALDAGNIKLTFNSLLEKAEAREREREKEEARRMRRREAAFRSMLRQAVPALELGTAWEEVRERFVCDSAFEQITLESERIRLFREFLQVLEQTECQHLHTKGRKHGRKGKKHHRKRSHSPSGSESEEEELPPPSLRPPKRRRRNPSESGSEPSSSLDSVESGGVALGGRGSPSSHLLGADHGLRKAKKPKKKTKKRRHKSNSPESETDPEEKAGKESNEKEQEQDKDRELQQAELPNRSPGFGIKKEKTGWDTSESELSEGELERRRRTLLQQLDDHQ
- the PRPF40B gene encoding pre-mRNA-processing factor 40 homolog B isoform X10; this encodes MPPPGIPPPFPPMGLPPMSQRPPAIPPMPPGILPPMLPPMGAPPPLTQIPGMVPPMMPGMLMPAVPVTAATAPGADTASSAVAGTGPPRALWSEHVAPDGRIYYYNADDKQSVWEKPSVLKSKAELLLSQCPWKEYKSDTGKPYYYNNQSKESRWTRPKDLDDLEVLVKQEAAGKQQQQLPQTLQPQPPQPQPDPPPAPPGPTPVPTGLLEPEPGGSEDCDVLEATQPLEQGFLQQLEEGPSSSGQHQPQQEEEESKPEPERSGLSWSNREKAKQAFKELLRDKAVPSNASWEQAMKMVVTDPRYSALPKLSEKKQAFNAYKAQREKEEKEEARLRAKEAKQTLQHFLEQHERMTSTTRYRRAEQTFGELEVWAVVPERDRKEVYDDVLFFLAKKEKEQAKQLRRRNIQALKSILDGMSSVNFQTTWSQAQQYLMDNPSFAQDHQLQNMDKEDALICFEEHIRALEREEEEERERARLRERRQQRKNREAFQTFLDELHETGQLHSMSTWMELYPAVSTDVRFANMLGQPGSTPLDLFKFYVEELKARFHDEKKIIKDILKDRGFCVEVNTAFEDFAHVISFDKRAAALDAGNIKLTFNSLLEKAEAREREREKEEARRMRRREAAFRSMLRQAVPALELGTAWEEVRERFVCDSAFEQITLESERIRLFREFLQVLEQTECQHLHTKGRKHGRKGKKHHRKRSHSPSGSESEEEELPPPSLRPPKRRRRNPSESGSEPSSSLDSVESGGVALGGRGSPSSHLLGADHGLRKAKKPKKKTKKRRHKSNSPESETDPEEKAGKESNEKEQEQDKDRELQQAELPNRSPGFGIKKEKTGWDTSESELSEGELERRRRTLLQQLDDHQ